A part of Methanohalobium evestigatum Z-7303 genomic DNA contains:
- a CDS encoding methanogenesis marker 8 protein, with protein sequence MPHKMEMLGKTKVTVKDGKVVDVSEPVISWCPIFDKVHGIKKITPEDVKKNMEFRINDFGMFTDKREIEQEVFVGFGASEIMMTGLRRNVLDSTVTVCDGAGTVITSNPKLVQGMGARISGLVETEPIEGLIERIQKSDGVVLDPYTAKIDPIEGVRKAHELGYKRIAVTVPGVDEAKKLRDLESELGLELILIGVHITGIERDKALQLIEYLDITTACASKNIRDVIKPLVQVGTAVPLFGITQRGKEIMLERAKEVEKPILVNTTELPELPEEKQPK encoded by the coding sequence ATGCCACATAAAATGGAAATGTTGGGTAAAACCAAAGTAACGGTAAAAGATGGTAAAGTAGTGGATGTTAGTGAGCCGGTAATAAGCTGGTGTCCCATTTTTGATAAGGTTCATGGTATCAAAAAAATAACACCTGAAGATGTCAAAAAAAACATGGAATTCAGGATTAATGATTTTGGCATGTTTACTGACAAAAGAGAGATTGAACAGGAAGTGTTTGTGGGCTTTGGTGCATCGGAAATAATGATGACCGGTCTCAGAAGAAATGTCTTGGATAGCACAGTTACAGTCTGCGATGGTGCAGGTACAGTAATAACCAGTAACCCTAAACTTGTACAAGGAATGGGAGCAAGGATTTCCGGGTTGGTAGAAACTGAACCTATAGAAGGTCTGATTGAAAGAATACAGAAAAGTGATGGTGTTGTTCTTGACCCGTACACTGCAAAAATTGATCCTATAGAGGGAGTTAGGAAAGCACATGAGCTTGGATATAAAAGAATTGCAGTAACAGTTCCTGGTGTTGATGAAGCTAAAAAGCTCAGAGATTTGGAATCAGAACTTGGACTTGAATTAATCCTTATAGGGGTTCATATAACCGGAATCGAGAGAGATAAAGCACTGCAACTTATAGAATATCTGGATATAACAACAGCCTGCGCATCGAAAAACATCCGTGATGTCATCAAACCTTTGGTGCAGGTGGGAACTGCAGTACCGCTCTTTGGAATCACACAAAGGGGTAAAGAAATTATGCTTGAGCGTGCCAAAGAAGTAGAAAAGCCAATACTTGTTAATACTACTGAATTACCAGAACTTCCAGAAGAGAAACAGCCAAAATAA